Genomic segment of Salminus brasiliensis chromosome 16, fSalBra1.hap2, whole genome shotgun sequence:
TAAaggaaaatatatatgtatattatatcttatattggaaaaaaagtaagtaaaattATAATTGATCAAatgaatgtttttaaaatgaagcaAATTGCAAcagtttatttaagcagtgcttTACTGACTGTTGATTCTGAAACTAAGAGGACTTAGAAGCCATAATTAACAGCAAAAAGTCATCTTGCTTGTCACTTTTTTATTGGTACAATTTCCAGCTATATTAGTAAAAATCCATAAAACCTTAATATCAGCTGATTTTATCATGTagaccatatttgtttttcACAGATGACCATAGCACTGCAGTTTTTTACTGTTGGTCAAAGAAACCACATTTAGGCCCCAAATACAATGTGTAAGCATAAGGATTTAGTGAGCCTTGATGTTGAGAGCAGCCTCTGACCTCTACAGGCAGTTCAGCAAAGGGTTCAGGATATCGATGCTCGCATGAACGCCATTCAGGAGCAGCAGGTCAAACTGGATCGCAGAGACAATGAGCTCCGCACTGAGAAGAAGCATCTCTCAGAGTTGAAAGGCAAGAAGAGACAGCTGGAGCAGAAAATCAGCACAAAGCAGGACAGGTACCAATTACGCACACACAATTTCCTCTccgctgtgtgtgctgtgaggacaaaaatacagcaacattttttttaaacttaactttttttttttttttttttttttttttttttttttgtccctttTGCAGCCTGAGGCAGATGGAGCAGAGCGGCATTAACCTTCAGGAAGCCGAGGAGGAGGCTAAGTCCAAAATCTCATATGTCAATGACCAGAAGGTGGCCATAGTAGAGGAGATCTTGAATTCCATGAAGGTTTGTATACAGTTACACAAAGACACTGGCCCACAATTCCCCTGCCAATTGAACTTATTCCTGTTTTGtactctgcctgtctgtctgtccgtctgtgtGTAGTTAAGAGCCAAGCTGAGCAAGGAGAAAGTTTACCTGGCACTTGAGTCAGCAGGTCTGACCGCAGAGAAGACTAAACTGGAGTCCGATCTCCGGGAGGGGTCAGCGGAACTCAGGAGAGCAGAGGTTAGAAAATGTACAGTGAGGTTAAACGCATGCTTGGCTACTCAGTTCTCAcgatttgatgtttttaatgtttttttttatttgtttcattattattatttttaatatttttttgtttgtctgtgtgtatctTTTTCCCCTCGTCTGCTACAGCAAGAGTTTACTTCACTGGATCAGAGGAAGACGAGTCTTTTGGGGACGTGTAAGAGCTTGATGAGGAGAGCCAGTGAAATTTGCAACATGAACCCAGGAGAAACTGTAGTACCAGAGATTCTGCGCACGGTCAGAACCACACAGCTGCCTCCTCACAGAAACTtaattttctttagttttaacCATTAGTTCATCAGATAAATATCAATGAAATAtactcattatttttttttttcttatgccTGCAGGCTTTTAGCGAGCTGCCGGACACTTTGGATGAGATTGACGCCATGTTGAACGAAGAGCGAGCCAGAGCAGAGTGCTTCACTGGCCTTAACGAAGCAGTAAGACTCAAACATGCGGCCACTTGCATCACTTACATACAGCACTGCGCTATACTGAACACAGCTGCCTAGTCTAGTGTTTGTGTGCTTTGCACTGCTTTACCTGATTCAATGATTCAAGCTCATTATGAGTTTTACTAAAGCTAAACCAAAAATCTGTAGAAGCAGCCAGGTTACATTTTCTCTATCTGTACTCTTGTTAAGTATGTCAGAATATCAGCACCTATCCAAAGTAATGTTCGCTGCTTTAGCCTATTActgttatttaaatatgttttggttttatattcagtaacttttaaaaaataatgaaattgaAGTATTACACCCCAGACattctgttttgttaatttttgTAGTATTTACACTTATTAAATGAGAAATCCTGTACAGCATTTTTGTCAATATCTGATCTCTGCTTTTGAAATGCAAAgcagaaaataaattaattacaaaCATTAGATTTAAACAATCACACAAATACGTTGTATCTCcgttacaggagaagaaaaacccATGTAACTTTAAATGGATGTCCGTGTAATAGcatttgctgacacacacacacacatacatagtttacatgtttatctgctccagagagtcctattctatttgcaatATTTCTGTACagaccactgtgtgtgtgtgtgaatgtgtattttatatttatatatatatatataatatacacattcacacacacacacacacacacacacacacacagtggtctGTACAGAAATattgcaaatagaataggactctctggagcagataaacatgtaaactatatataaactattaacATCATGCTGCTTAAAGCTAGGCGTGAACTAGAGGTAtaaaacccccagcattgaactgtggagccatggaatgatggtggtccaTCCAATAGTTCTGATGTGAAgtgcggtggtgatcatccagcattctgacattttaatgctcttgtcactgaatgtgaTCACGCCctgagcaatgctccaaaatcttgtagaaaaccttccctcaacagtagagacagttactccaacagaagcaggataaacacttttcTAATACCCCTGGTTTCTGAGggaaccatgaatgagcaggtgttccaatacttttgtccatatagtgtggaAAGCTAGATGGGTAGATATAGATAGAATTACATTACTGACCTATTTGAGGTTGTGAGGTAGATGAAGAGAAGTgacagtaggtgtgtgtgtgcttgtttattAATCAGTGTTTAATGTTGTAACGCTTTAATGGCAGGTGGTGGAGGAATACAACAAGCGAGAGAAGGAAATAAAGAACATGGAGAAGGAGCTGGAAGAAAAGACAAAGGCTCTGAATGAATACAGGCAGAACATCTCAGAGGTATGGAACCTGGACTCGCTATCAAACCTTCATGCTGTGTAGAACGACACAGGGTAGCATTGTAGTGTGTACGTGTGTCTGTAACAGGCTAAGGAACGCTGGCTGAATCCCTTGAAGTTGTTGGTGGAGCAGATTAATGAAAAGTTCAGTGATTTCTTCCGGTCCATGAACTGTGCTGGGGAAGTTGACCTGCATTCAGAAAATGAGGTGAGTTACAGGGTGTTTTGTATTTGTCTTAGTTTTCTAAACACACTTgcgcgcatgcacacacacagagcactagAGGTCAGTGACTCATCCTGAAGCTACTGTCTGATATCATGTCCTAATAGAAGAGTAGAGTTCAGTCTCTGTGGCTCCTACTCGCATGTTAATGATGCCAAACGGGTCTTTTCTTAAATAAACAAACCCCAGCTGTGCACATCCACCTTCTAGTGTCCTAGTTGTTGGGCCTACACAGAAGATTACAGTATTGCCTGTGTGCAATCATTATTTGACCCATAATTTAACAATActgaattcttttttttatttatttttttttttctgtattgaaATAGGAAGTAATTATAAGAATGGTCAAAAGATTTAAAGTGTATTAAATTGAAAATTGGATGAAAATtagatttaattaaattaaacttaaTTTAATTAAGTTCAGTTTAAAAAGCAGTATTTGCTTACATTTCCTTTACTGTAAATGTAGCTTAACAGCTATAAAAAGAAGCTAAATTACAGAGAGTAATCAGTCTTAAAGAATGCTTCTGCTGTTTTTATCTATGTAATGTATCTCTGTCCCTTTTCTAGACACCAGTATGTCATACAGTGTTgaaaaccacataagcaagtgtAGTAGAGATTACATAACTCAACATGGTTTGAAGCAGGTAATAATTTAGGCACTGACTTTACATGATGCCAGTTGCTAACTATAACCTATAACCATTACCGTTACTTTgtcctcgtagctccagtgcaaaacaaacaaagccagtttaagacaccaaacatgtcttggctgatcaactacacAGCTACTGATTAAGTTATGGGAGAAGAAATGAGTGAAGTGATAAAAGAGCTGCATTGGGTGCAAGCTTGGGTTAGACTTTGGAATTAATGAAGTTAGTTTTTGTTGTTTCATTATGTGTTGTGACTGTATGGCTTGCTGGTTTAGCCTGAAATGCTCTCAGCGACAGTAATATAAAATCTACAGATCTCTGAAGCCATTTGGACTAGTCCTACATTTCCATTTGATTTACATGAAATCTCTAATGTTTTATCATGTGAAAATAATTCATATGCAAAGcagtaaaacacaaaagaataaaaatgaacacACAATTATCAGCTTTAGAAAATCAGCATGCCATGCTATGGCTGAAAAGGTGGTACTGTCTGTCTAAAAATTTGCCCCAaatttctcccaatttggtatagccatttaacccacctgttcataactccccctagcattAGCAAAGTTCCCGATACATCTGAAGCCAGACTCCGGCTTTTTTTAAACTACTGCCAGTGCAGCTTCGCCAGGCAGTTGACATGCTAGGAGTAGGTGTCTGGTCCCTAAATCCACAACATGGCATTATCTAATCAGCCCGTCCAACATCTTGCAGAATCCATGTCATgaagaactgaggctgttttgagattaacttttttttttattgtacgtCAGGAGGAGTATGATAAGTATGGGATCCGAATCCGGGTAAAGTTCCGCAGCAGCACTCAGTTGCACGAGCTGACCCCGCACCATCAGAGCGGCGGAGAGCGCAGTGTTTCCACCATGCTGTACCTCATGGCCCTGCAAGAACTCAACCGCTGCCCCTTCAGAGTCGTCGATGAGATCAACCAGGTATGTTAGGTTTGCCCTTATTTTCAGTAGCGTGGAAGTTAAGCCCTATTCTTAATTGCACCAAAATGGGACATCACAGGGCAGGATGTCTGATGTGTGCTCATTGAATTCTGACCAGTatatgatatggacaaaagtattgggacagacctcttaatcattgattACAGGGGTTTCATGCAGTCTTattaccacaggtgtataaacccAAGCACctaaccatgcagtctgccCTTACTCACactagtgaaagaatgggttgtTCTAatgagctcactgaattccagcgtggttctgtatgtaataggagcctcctagatcttccaccatcagctgtgagtggtattattgataAGTGGAACCGACCAtacagaccatgtaaagttacagagcagagtctgggccgagtgctgagctcagagcaaagTGCAGGAAAGTCTCTGCTgtctcaataactgcagagctccaaacctgctctCCATATTAATGGATTTAGAaagggatgtcataaaagctcctgtaggtgtaatgtgtaggtgtcccagtagttttgtccatgtagtgtatgtactaaaacactgctgtttatCTCCCTCATTCCTCGCCCTCTTCCTGACTGCAAATCAGACCTTTTAAGCTGTCTCCCTACCAGGAAACATTAACACTGGCTTGTTCCTCctgttgtttgggtttgtttggtAATATAAGGGTATGGACCCGGTGAACGAGAGGAGAGTTTTTGACATTGTAGTGAAGACTGCCTGCGGTGGAAACACCTCACAGTATTTCTTCATCACACCTAAGGTGGGTCAGCCAACAGTTTTGAGCCTATTGTATACATGTGATGCGCGTCTCTAACAGTGCATCTACGATGCCCCTCTCTCTTTATATGTACAGCTTCTACAGAATTTGACATACGCGGATGAAATGACCGTCCTGTGTGTCCACAATGGCCCCCATATGCTCCCGCCAAATAAGTGGAACGACAAGGCTTTTCTCAGGCGAGTCAAACGGAGGACCAACCAGTAAATCCATTATTCGCCGTAACACTTCAACCAATAGCAAAAAAACTCTGTTACTATTACTGTGTTACACCTCGATACTACACCAAGTGCCTGTTGTTCCCTTCCCTTAGTCGAAGGGGCTATTagttgtttatttataattgaCAGTACTTGTTTGCACATTTATAAATTGTTAAGGAGTTGAAGTAAGACAGATTTGGCTGTGAATAAAGTTAATGTTTGATAAGAAAAATGACTAACTGCTATTCTGGTTTCATTTGTTGTGCACTGCACAACGTGTATGATCAATTTGGTGTTACTGGTTCTACTGCTACCTGGTGGAACAGTCAGTTAGTTGCTGTCCTGATTTTTCTAAACAGGGACCAGTCCGTCTATTTTAGTCATTAAAATAACCATAAAATAACAAATTGGTTCGTTATTAGCAAGTTCCAGTTCTTAAACAAGTTGGACAAATGAATGGTGTCTCACTTTTGGGGGcctggtggctcagtggttagactGTTGATAATAGGGTTgagggttcaatacccaggcttggccAACTGCCAGTTTTTCTGTTCTTGACGGATTTACAGAGTGCACAGCATGTGCAACCTTAAGGATAAACTACAACACATGGTTTGCAGTCTGCACAAGCTCAcaaaatgtagcctggtctgatgaatctcaattTCTCAACCAACACAAGTAGTTGGTTGAGAACTTGCTTTGTGTGAATAGTCCAGGCtgttggaggtggtgtaatagtGTGGAGAATGTTTTCTTGCCATACTTTGGTACTATTAATAGGCCCAGTCAGTTATCTTTGTAAgggccacagcctatttgagtattgttgctgaccacaACTGACCAGTCTTCTAATGCCTACTGCATGATTATGCACCAGGTCACAAAGAAAGTcacctcaaactggtttcatgaactgAGTGTTTTTTTGTAGCCTTCCCAGCCaccggatctgaatccagtagaacagGAGAATCACAGCATGAGTCACTTCACCATTCACAAAATGGACAAGCTGTACCACATAACACACTAAATATGACAGTAAAGCATCTTAATTATATCTCTGTACATAATTTTATTTACATGATACAATTTCGCAGTAATGTTGGGTAACGAGATTATATGCgcaatacatataataaatataaagatGGTTTGTACAAACTTGCATAACTAAAACTCAAAAATAAAGACAGGTCATTGTACTGTGTAAactggaaaataaaaacaaaaagaacccCTACAGAATGGTAACGGCAATTTGCAGCCAGAGCGGAAAATGAAGGACTGAGGAAAAGTCTATAAGGAGGCATCCAATGATTAGACTACTCAGGtattcacacagacacacacaactcaGCCAACCCCTCCACACAACAGTGGCTCAATTAGAAACACCATACAACTTTCATCACCTGTGTATAAACATAGCATGTGACACTCATtccacattacacacacacacacaaatcatcaaatcacaaaccaaaaaaaagcaaCATTCATTACAGAAGTggattattgattaaaaaaaggaCTATCAGCATGTCGCCAACTTCAAAAAACTCTAATGTACTTAGTAGTTATTTCACTAGCCATGCAATACACCCTTTTAAAATCCCCTCTTCAACCAAAACAGCCCACAGCCCTATTTGAAGCCTGCATCCTGGAAATGGTGCCACCTTTAGACCAGAGTTACTGTCTTTTCTAATAGTATTATAGGTTCCTTAAATACCAAAGTTGAAGCCCTCAGGCCTGTTCTGGCGTCTGAAGGGCAGTGTTGCTGAAAACCCAATGACTACTTAACATTTAATTCCTCTGTGCTCCAAAAAACATGTGGAAATAATCAGCTCAAAATGATCTGGCTGCTTTTACCAATCAAGATAGAAGTGTTAGACGAGTCCATGGATTTATAAGCTGTATGATGTTTTTCTCCTTGTATGACACTTAAGCAGTGGAAAAGGGGGTTGAGGGGGGAgaataaaacaaaaaccaaCAGCCTCACTCCAAAAATCTGCTTGCTAATGGACACAAGCTGAGGCTGGAAGCAAAGAAACCAAGCTGATCTTGTAAAGGCTATCTGTAAGGGAGTTGAGAGCCATGCTGTGACTCACTTTAAAAGATGAAGTCTTCAACCTACAGGAAAAGAAGAGCGTCCATTTTCTgtgatgtttttgtgtgtttttcttgttgCTACATGAGCCAGCCATGCACTGTTGCGCTGAGGGCGCTCAACTCAGGGCAATAACAGTCGTTTGAAGTCCCATAGGCTACAATGCGTCCATCCTCTGCCGCCGCTGCATGACATGATGGACCGAGAGACACAATCACAACGTAAACGTTTGACAATCACAAAGACGGTCAGCCTGTTCAACACAACGATCAGCTCAAATGCAGTCTCCCACCTAAAGATACCTAGAACCAGACACAAGATGTACGTTCTCTGGGTCTGCAACCCAATGTTTAAcaattctttttttcctctcttaaATCGAAGCTCATACACCAGACAGGAAATAAGGAACAAAgttgaaagaaaagaaaataaaataaaaaaaatcaatcactCATGCATTGGCTGAACAACCAAGATTCCTCCCCAACAacgtaaattaaaaaaaataaacaaacaaacaaacaaaaaacctaGTCCTTTAAATCGCAGGTGACGTGCGAGTCCTTTTTGTATGATCTCACCCAGATTTCAGGGTCATGggtcacagacagaaaaagcaAGAGGATCTATATTCTCTGGATCTTGTCAGCGACCACTACAGGATTCTCTTTGCGAATCTTGGCTGCGGCCTCGGCTTTGTAGTCATAGGGGCAATTGTGCTTATCGGAGTATCGATGAATTCCACAGAACAAGTTTCCACAGCGGCAGTCGAAtcctggaggaaagagagaggagggaaaaaaaaagacatgtaaGCGTGTGATGATAAATATCCTGCCATCTGCTCTCCACTTAATTATGTTAAACTATGAATAAAAGGATCCAAGCAAATGTGGCTCACCTGTAAGGCCAACTTTCTTACGGCACATGAAGCATCGGTTTTTCTTAGGTTTGGGGGCTTCTGGAGCTTTAGCCTGCTCACTAACTGCTGTATTAGCTGAGGAAACAGACGCTGTTGGCTGGGTCACAACTGAGgagacaaaacacaaaaatatactATTGGTCAGAAAAGACCAGGCTGAGAATCAGTGATGTAAGAGGGTGCTAGACCATGCAGTAGAAGGCCTTCAATTCTATAGGACACAGAAAGAGGAGTGAGGAGCTCCCTCTCAGTTTGGTTAACTGTCTGAAAGCACAGTTCTGACAGGATACGGAGCATTACAGTAGTCCAGTGCAATCAATCAAAGCAGCTTCTCGTCATCTTGTTGAGTTATTGTTGAGTTGCATCAATATTTCTAAAGAAGGAACATCAACAACGATGTGCGCTGTTGTGATTCTGCTGGTTGTAAACTGGTCTGTGATAACTGGCTTAAATATTaccttaataataatgaagataaCAGGACAGGGTTCCCATTCTTTTTATGAAATCATTTTCCAGGACATTTTCCATGACTTGTGATTTTATGTGATTCTCTCAATATCAGTTGGTTTTACACCTATGGTTTCTGGATGTAATATTCAATGGCAAGTACTGCATGGCAATCATTTTTCATAAGATGCAAATCCCTCAACATATTTGTATACCGAGTAGTGACTTGTGTATCCATTTCGAATGTTAAACACTGTAAGACGTTGCTGGTGTTTGTTATTCACGGTTCTTGTGAATAAATATGAACATAAATAGGACATTAGTAGTCAAATTCTGGGAGGCTGCATCTCTGTGGCATAAACAGCTCAATTCAGCTAGAATCACACCaatattttaaagaatttttAGCAAGTTATTAAGGTTTATTCATAACATGAAAACAGTCTTTGAATTCCAGGTTTTCCCAATTTTCCTGGGCATGTAAgaagtagtagtatagtagcaTTGCCAGTAGTAAGCATTATGGCAATGAACTGATCCGAAGCCTGCAGCATGGTTTACCTCCTTGAATGACGTATCCCATACAAAATACTAACCAGGTTCAGGAACTTCTACTTTGGGTGACGGAGCTTCCTCTTCACAGGAAATGCTCATCTCCGTCATCTGCTGCGTAACAGGAAGTGCTGCAGCGGCCCCGCTCGATGACTCAGCTTCGCTAGCAGCAGTGTTTAGGCTGGCCTCAATGATCTGGATCGCCGAGGCCTCTGAGGTAGGACTACTGGTTACGCTGCTAGAACCTGAAAAGCAAAGGAATTCCAGTTAAAAGACCATCCGGCTCATCACTGAataaacaccacagcagccaTCTGAAGCGATAGCCACAGTGAGATGAATCACTTTATGCAAATAGGAAGCCCGTCACTGGACGAGCTGTTCTTTGGCAAACCGAAACAAAACCGGAGAAACAGGAGATGAACAAACACTTCTCACCCATAGAGTTCAAAGGACCTCCATTGTTCTGTCTCGTTAGGTGCTCCTTATAACAAACCGAGCACATGCCATTGGTCCTAGGGTTGCCATAGAAGCCGCAGCCGGTGGTGCACAGCATGGGCACGGGGCTTTGGTTGGTCTCCTGGGCCATTTCGAAATCTGCAGACAAACCACATGATAGGGGCTTAAAAAACGAAACAAAACACCACAGATTTTGCCaaattaacaacaaaaaaacacaaaaattaaGTTTCAGAAATGCAGCTCAACACGCGGGACCACATGACTGTAGAGACGTTTGTGGGATTTTACCACAAATACCCACGCTGGTTAGGTAACTAGCACAGGTCAGAACAGAGACAGGATTATTCCCAACCTAAAAGAGTCAGACGTGTAATCTGTCTTCCTGGCTTTCGATCTGCCATGAGCTTGGCACCACATCACCTCATTCAGACCACAcaggtcacacacacaaacggatAACATCTGACGGCAAGAAATTCTTGAACTTTCAAGAATGAGCCcaaaatcatcacacacacacaacagaaacTGACAAACCTAATGACTGATTATTAAAACATCAATAAAAGTGAGGAATTTGCTCTTTTTGACagatttatttaacaaaaaactaaaaaattaaaaaaatgataaaaatgtcaTGTTAGATGGTTGTCCAGGATATGACCACACAACATCTAGAGATACACTGGTATGGGAATTGGAGGCCCAACATCCAACATTTTACATTCataaatcctaaaaaaaaaaaaagaagtgtccTAAATAGGCAAGCATTTCAAAGAATTTAGTTCTGTAGGATTATAAATGCAGCAAAATGACTAAAAAGCAGCCAAGTGTCACCTAAACACTGTTAATCCTAAGCAATTAAATATTGAGTATCAGTCAAAAACAGACAGCAATAATCTTTCAAAGCTACCATCTGCTCATACTGACACGATTCAGAGATCACTGAGCATCCCTACAAACTGTCAACACCTTAGACCAGTCAGAAGATGTTTTACCAGCTACTTAAGACAACCGACAAACAGCTTTCCAACAATGATAGCCATCAGCAAGGGCCCAGAACTCCTTTCAGTGTTTTAA
This window contains:
- the zfand5b gene encoding AN1-type zinc finger protein 5b → MAQETNQSPVPMLCTTGCGFYGNPRTNGMCSVCYKEHLTRQNNGGPLNSMGSSSVTSSPTSEASAIQIIEASLNTAASEAESSSGAAAALPVTQQMTEMSISCEEEAPSPKVEVPEPVVTQPTASVSSANTAVSEQAKAPEAPKPKKNRCFMCRKKVGLTGFDCRCGNLFCGIHRYSDKHNCPYDYKAEAAAKIRKENPVVVADKIQRI